The following coding sequences are from one Neurospora crassa OR74A linkage group I, whole genome shotgun sequence window:
- a CDS encoding peroxisomal membrane protein: MSALKAGDSFPEGVTFTYVAPSGDTDLTVCGLPIQYDASKAFANKKVVLVAVPGAFTPTCQQQHVPSYLAKLEEFKSKGVDQIIFIASNDAWVMAAWGKANGVKDESILFMSDADCKFSKSIGWTQGDRTKRYAIVIDHGKVTYAELDEVPKSIANTGADGVLAKL; the protein is encoded by the exons ATGTCTGCTCTTAAGGCCGGTGACTCTTTCCCCGAAGGTGTTACTTTCACCTACGTCGCGCCCAGCGGTGACACAGACCTTACCGTCTGCGGTCTTCCCATCCAGTATGATGCCAGCAAAG CGTTCGCGAACAAGAAGgtcgtcctcgtcgccgTCCCCGGTGCCTTCACCCCCACctgccagcagcagcacgtcCCCTCGTATCTGGCCAAGCTCGAGGAGTTCAAGTCCAAGGGCGTCGACCAAATCATCTTCATTGCCAGCAACGATGCGTGGGTGATGGCCGCTTGGGGCAAGGCCAACGGTGTTAAAGATGAGTCTATT CTCTTTATGTCCGATGCCGACTGCAAGTTCAGCAAGAGCATCGGCTGGACCCAGGGTGACCGCACCAAGCGCTATGCTATTGTCATCGACCACGGCAAGGTTACCTACGCCGAGTTGGATGAGGTGCCTAAGAGCATCGCCAACACTGGTGCCGACGGTGTC
- a CDS encoding DUF1348 domain-containing protein, which translates to MTAESKPPFPPFTAETAQIKVKAAQDAWNTKNAEVVQMAYTPDSIWRNRDTFLQGRPEIVEFLKKKWSRENGYRLRKELFAFTDNKIAFQFWYEWYDESGQWWRTYGLEDWTFADNGLMRKRQMSGNDVKIVEEERWFKEGVDVNEVAITEQHW; encoded by the exons ATGACAGCTGAGTCAAAGCCCCCATTTCCGCCGTTCACAGCCGAAACAGCTCAGATCAAAGTCAAGGCCGCGCAGGATGCATGGAACACAAA AAATGCGGAGGTGGTCCAGATGGCCTACACTCCAGACTCCATCTGGAGAAACCGCGATACGTTCCTGCAAGGACGCCCAGAAATCGTCGAGTTTCTGAAGAAAAAGTGGTCAAGAGAGAACGGATATCGCTTGAGGAAGGAGCTGTTTGCTTTTACAGACAACAAA ATCGCATTTCAGTTTTGGTACGAGTGGTATGACGAATCCGGTCAGTGGTGGCGGACATATGGCCTTGAGGACTGGACCTTTGCCGACAATGGCCTCATGAGGAAGCGGCAGATGAGTGGGAATGATGTGAAGATTGTAGAAGAAGAGCGATGGTTTAAGGAGGGTGTCGATGTCAACGAAGTTGCAATTACTGAGCAACACTGGTGA